In Terriglobus aquaticus, the genomic window CAGACCAGCCTGGACCAGTTGAGCCAGCTCAAGACCTCGGCGATGAACGGCAACGCCTCGCGTGCGATCGCCTCGGCCTGGACAACTTCGCCGGTTGACAGCTTCCGCTCGTCTGCTCCGGCCGGCTTCGGCCCGGACATCGCGATCGGCGGCAGCACGCCTACCCTGTGGCCGGTCGTCGGTCCTATCTCGTCGCCGTTCGGCGAGCGGGAAGACCCGATTCTGGGCGCGGGTGAGGGTGAGTTCCACAAGGGTCTCGACATCTCCGCCCCCTACGGCACACCGATTCGCGCCACCGCACCCGGCATCGTGCAGATGGCCGGCATCGGCAACGGCTACGGGACCGAGGTCGTGATCGACCATGGCAATGGTGTTCGCACCATCTATGGCCACATGTCCGGCCTGCACTGCACGGCCGGCGAGCAGGTGGTTCGCGGACAGGTGATCGGCTTTGTGGGCCACAGTGGCCGCACCACCGGCAACCACGTGCATTACGAGGTCCGCGTGCATGACGTTGCCGTCAATCCGCACAAGTACCTGCGCGCCACCAGCACCGACGCGACCGTGTTGAACGCGGGTTTGTAACCTTCGGATCGAGACGACAGAAAAACGCCCTTCGCTTGCCGAAGGGCGTTTCTGCCTGCTTCGCACGCAAACCATTGGCCGAAAGCGCTTTCGATTCCTTACACTCAATGGCGCATGCGCAATCGACTGAACCGCCGCTCCTTTTTGAAGCGCTCCGGCGCTACTGCTGCCACACTTGCCGCTTCGCCCGCTGCTTTTGCTGCGCCGCGAGCTTCGGGTCAGACCGGGCGTAGTCAGACGGAGATCTTTCCGCTCAACCGTGGATGGCGCTACCGCAACACCGCCACTGCTGATGCGCGGAACCGCGACTTTGACGACTCAAGCTTCGCCCATGTTTGCGTGCCCCACACCAACGTTCGCCTGCCGTGGCACAGCTTCAGCGAAAAGGCTTTTCAGTTCACCTCGGTTTATCGCCGCGACCTGAAGCTGCCCGCCAACCTGGACGGCAAAAGTGTCTTCCTCGACTTCGAAGGCGTGATGACCGCGACGACGGTCTACCTGAACGGGACACGCGTGGGCAGCTACAAAGGCGGCTATACGCCGTTCAGCTTCGACCTGACGCCATACCTCGATAAGTCCGGGCGCAATGTTCTGGCGGTCGAGGTCGACTCGAGCGAACGCGCCGACATGCCACCGTTCGGCGACCAAATCGATTACCTCACGTTTGGCGGCATGTATCGCGAAGTTCAGTTGCGCATCGTGCCCCAGATCGCGCATCTCGAGAACCTTTTCGCGATGCCGAAGGATGTGCTCTCCGCGCATCCGACGGTGGAGGTCCGCGGCTACGTTCGCCGGGTCCTGTACGCGGCAGAGAGCAAGAGTCCGCTGACGTTGCGCTGCGAACTTCGCGATGGCGATCGTGTAGTCGCCACTGGCACCGCACCAATCAGCGGCAACATTCCCCCGGTGCTTCCAAATGCCGACGCGGGTCAGGCGCTCGGTGCACAGCCCTTCGGCGATGCCGACAAGCCGCAGGTTGTGCTCACGCTGAGCAAGCTGGGCAAGATCGAGCTCTGGGACCTGGACACGCCCAAGCTGTACACCGTACACACGCAGCTGTTGAGCGGTAGCACCGTGCTGGACGAGACCACCCGCCGCATCGGCTTCCGAGAGGCCACCTTCACCGACCAGGGCTTCTCGTTGAACGGCAAGGTGATTAAGCTGCACGGCCTGGACCGTCACCAGACGTTTCCGTGGGTGGGCCAGGCGATGGCCGCGCGCGCGCAGCGCAAGGACGCCGTGCTCCTGCGCAAGGAATACCACTGCAACATCGTGCGCACCTCGCACTACCCGCAGTCGCGCCATTTCCTCGACGCCTGCGACGAGATCGGCCTACTGGTGCTGGAAGAGATCCCGGGATGGCAGCACATCGGCCCGTTACCCTGGCAGGACATCAGCGTCGACAATGTGCGCCGCATGGTCCGCCGGGACTGGAATCACCCCTCCATCGTGCTGTGGGGCGTGCGCATCAACGAGTCGCGCGACAACCACGACTTCTACACGCGCACGAACGCCATGGCGCACGCGTTCGACCCGTCGCGCCAGACGGGCGGCATCCGGTACTTCCAAGAATCGGAGTTCCTGGAAGACGTGTTCACCATGAACGACTTCGGCTTCCCGCTGAAGCCACCCGTTCACGGCAAGTACCTGAACACCGAGTTCGTGGGTCACACTTTCCCGACCAAGACTATCGACTCGCTGGAACGCCTGCGCGAGCACACACATCGCCACGCGCGTGTGCACGATCAGCTTGCCAGCAATCCGCAGTACGCCGGCGGCATCGGCTGGTGCGCGTTCGACTACAACACGCACTTCAACTTCGGCTCGGGCGACCACATCTGCTACCACGGCGTGTTCGACATCTTCCGCACGCCCAAGCCGGCCGCCTACCTGTACAAGTCCATGTGCGAGCCGAGCGAAGAGGTCGTGCTCGAACTTGGCCACCACTGGGCGCGCAACGATGAGTCGACCGGCATTACCGCGGCCGAGTTCCTGACCAACTGCGACACCGTCAAGGCTTACCTGATCGACAGCAAGGGCGAGCACGAGTTGAAGGGAAGTCCGAATCGCACGCTCTACCCGCACCTGCCGCATCCGCCATATGTTTTCCGGCTCACCGACACAGGGCTGGACTCCTGGGGCGATCTGCGCGCCGAAGGCTATGTGAACGGCAAGAGGGTTGTGGATCGCAAGTGGTCCGCAAGCGCAGTGGACGCAAAGTTCCGCCTGGTAGCCGACGACGCTGCGCTGGTCGCCGATGGCGGTGACAGCACGCGCGTGGTGCTGCGCGTAGAGGACGAGTATGGCAATATCCGTCCGTTCGCTGCCGATGCCATCACCTTCGCGCTCGACGGCCCGGCGGAGATTATTGGCGACAATCCGTTCGGTCTGATCGGAGGCACGGGCGCCATCTGGATTCGCGCAAAGGAAACCGCCGGTACAGTGACTCTGCGCGCGACACATCCCGTGCTCGGCACAGAGGAACTGCATTTCACCCTGACCGCCGCTGCGGACGAGGTCGCATAGTGCTTTGCAATGCAAAGGAAGCCCTCAAGAGTCTTCGCCGGACGTCTCATGTCTGCTTTGCTGTCGCCGGGCTCGGTTTGCTGCCGGCGTTAGTGCGGGCCGAAGTCCGCTTGCCCCACGTACTCAGCGACCACATGGTGCTGCAGCGCGACGCTCCCATCCACATCTGGGGGTGGGCGCAGCCTGGTGAAGCCGTCAGCGTGTCTCTGCAGCACGCCGGCTCTGCGGGCAAGGGCGCGTTGCGGGCGAATGCCACGGCGGACAGGCTGGGGCAGTGGAGCGTCTATCTTCCAGCGCAGCCTGCAGGCGGCCCGTTCGATCTGGCGGTGCAGGGAAGCAGCACGGTCACGCTGCACGACGTGATGCTTGGCGACCTCTGGATCGCGTCAGGCCAATCCAACATGGAGATGCCGCTGGCCGGCTTCGGTCCGACGACGCCTCTAAAGGACGGCGAGAAAGAGATCGCCGCGGCCACGCATCCAGAACTGCGACTGATGGTTGTGCCCAAAACCGGCAGCGCCTTTCCGCAGGACGACGTGAACGCGGCCTGGACGGAGTGCACGCCTGAGACGGCGAAGAACTTCTCTGCTGTCGCGTACTTCTTTGGCCGCGAGATCGCTGCAAGGGAGCACGTGACCATCGGCCTGGTCGACACCACTTGGGGTGGCACGCCGGCTGAGGCATGGACCAGCTTCGACGCGTTCGGCAAGAACCCGGCACTCGCACCGGTGTGGACGCAGTGGGGCCATTTCGTCACCGACCAGACCACGGAGGCGCTGGTGCTTGCGGCGAACAAGCGCGAGGACGAGCAGCGCGTTGCCGCCGGCCAGCAGCCCGTGTCGCACGGCTTTCATCCCAACCCCGATTCGTACCGGCCGGCCAGCCTGTACAACGGCATGATTGCGCCGTTCACGCCGCTCAGCATTCGTGGCGTGATCTGGTACCAAGGCGAAACCAACAGCCGGCTCGATCGCTCCATCGTGTACCACCAGCTCTTCCGCAGCATGATCCTGGACTGGCGCGATCACTTCGCACAGGGGGCGTTCCCGTTCCTCTATGCGCAAATCTCCAGCTTCCGCTCAACCCCGCAGGAGGCCTGGGGCGTTCTGCGCGATGCGCAGCGCCGCACGCTCGACGTAGCCAACACGGCGATGGCCGTGACCCTGGACGTGGGCACGCCGGACAACGTTCACCCGCCGGATAAGCAGACGGTCGGCCATCGGCTTGCTCTCGCGGCCCGGTCGCTGGCCTACGGCGAGCGCGTTGCGTACAGCGGTCCCTTGTTCGCCCGTGCGGACGTGGAAGGCAATGCCATGCGTGTTGGGTTTGAAGACAGGCTAGCGAAGGTGCAGTGCACCGGTGGGGCGTGCACCGGGTTTGAGATCGCCGGTGCTGACCACAAGTTTGTTCCGGCGGAAGCAGTCGCAGAAGGCGCAACCGTGATCGTGCGCAGCAGCGCAGTGGCCGATCCGCGATACGTCCGCTATGCCTGGCCCAACGCGCCTACGGCCAACCTGCAGGACAGCAACGGTCTACCCGCGTCCACCTTTACCAGCGAGCAGGAGATCACGGATCCGGGGCCGCGTTCCACCGCGCTCACGCACGACTAACCGGCGCTAGAAATCCACGTGACCGCGCACGCTCGGCACCCACACCGGGCCGCGGTCGCGGTTGTAGCCGGGGTTGTCAATGTGCGATAGCCCCAGCGCAAAGTACAGCCCGCGCCATGTGTGCAGGTTGTAATAGCTTTCCACGATGTTCTCGCGGCCGTAGTTCAGCTTGCCGTCACCCAGGATGAAGCCGAGGCCGCCATCGGCCAGGTAGCGCTGGTGGTCGCGCTTGATCGCGTTTGAGACAAAGGTGACCCCCACCTTGTCGTGGGTCCGTCCCCAGCCGTCCCCGGCGTAGTCCGCGCCCACCGAGACGGTCTGCTCGACCTCGGTATAGGCGAACGACTCCGTCTTGCCGTCGTTCCAGCCGAAGCGTCCGGCCACCCGCAGGCGGGGCGTCACGCTCTGCTCGAAGTTGTAGCCCAAGCCGTATTTCTGCGCGTCGAAGTGCTCGTGCGCCGTGATGTTGGGCCTGGCATCCTGGCCGGACTCGTAGGACTCTACCGCCTCGCGATAGCTACCCATGTGCGCGTTGTTCACGTACGCCAGCACACGCTGTACGCCCGCTTTGCCGGGTAGAAAACCGTGCCTCCACTCGCCTTCCATGTTCTGGCCGCGGGCACGGCGGACCGCCCAGTCCAGATCGATGCCGTTCGCCACCGTCGGCATCAACGCCAGACCATAGCGCACGGCCCACTTGCGGTCCTGGTACTCCGCGATTGCACCGTAGGTGTAGCCTCGCGTATCGGCCGCATAGTCCCACGCGCCGTTATTGTCGACCGTCCAGTTGGTGAACTGCAGGTGGCTGTCGCTCAGCACGCCGTTCAGGTCAAAGGTGTCCGCCATCGACATCTTCCCAACGCGCAAGTCCAGCCGACGGACGGGCACCTTCTGCCCTAGCGAAAGCGGTCCGCGCGCGTTGTCGGTCAGCTCGTTCGTGAAGCCGATGGTCTGGCTCACCTGAACCCGAGCGATGTAGGGAGCCGACCCTAGGTTGGGGTTGCGAACGACGTCAATGTTGGTGAAGCCGGCCAGACCCAGCGCCTGGCTCAGGCCGCGTCCGCCGGCCGACTCCACGTCGAGCACCACGTCCGTGTTGTAGCGCAAGGCCCGCGTGTGCTCCTGCGTGTGGGACAGAGCCAGCCACGGCTGGAATCCAAGGTAGAGCGTGCCCAGCAGGGAAGTCTTGTACTCGCCTGCGCCGTGCAGGCTATTCACACCTTCATAGGGCGAGTGAAACGACGGGTGTGCCTGGAAGATGACGTTGGCCTGTCCCGCGATGTACCAGGGCGCCGCATCCCGGTGCGGAAACATGGTCAGGAGCTCGCCCTGCGCCTGCGCCTCAGACGCCTGCTTCAGACTCTGCGTCGCGTTTCCTCCACCCGCAGCCTGACCCACCCCATGCGGCACAATGCCGAGGAAGCCAAGTGCCACGAAACATGTACAAACCAACTTCATACGTACTTGAACCAGCCTTTTCTCCGCCCACCCATGCGTCGCCTGCTGCTATTTAGGCTAGCCTAAATCATCGCACTCGGCATGAGCGGTGTTGCCTCGTCAGCATCTCTCAGGCAGGTGCCTGAATAACCTCTTGGTGGAAGAATTCACCAAGCAGCAACGTTCGCTCCCGGATGCGCCTCCAATTGTGGAGATCGATTCGACTACGAATCGCGTGAGGATTCCGTTATGAAGCGTCTTTTCTTTTGGGTGACACTTGCGTCGGGTGTAACCGCCGCCGTTCTGATGGCCCGCCGCGGCGAGTCGTTCGGCAACATCGCCAAGAAGGCAATCAGCAATCCCTTCGGTGCGCTCGGCAACGAGGTCAAGTCTGCGTTGACTGGCAGCAACACCAAGGCTCTGGAGGCCTGATCGGGCTCCGAAATCAAATGCATCTGGGAACGTGATTGCATTTGGAAAAGCGAAAGGCCCGGCATTTGCCGGGCCTTGCTTTTTCCTCTTGCACGCTTGCTTAGGCGACAACTTCAATGCCCATGGAACGCGCGGTACCCTTGATCGACTTGATCGCGGACTCGACCGACGCGGCGTTCAGGTCGGGCATCTTTTGCGTGGCGATCTCGCGGATCTGAGCCTCGGTCACCTTGCCCACTTTGTTCTTGTTCGGCGTGCCGGAACCCTTTTCCAGCTTGGCAGCCTTCTTCAGCAGCACGGGAGCCGGCGGAGTCTTCGTGACGAACGTGAAGGTACGGTCGGCGTAGACGGTGATGACGACCGGAATTGTCAGGCCGGCCATGCCCGGGTCCTTGGTGCGGTCGTTGAACTGCTTGCAGAACTCCATGATGTTGACCTGCGCCTGACCCAGTGCGGGGCCGATCGGCGGTGCAGGGGTGGCCTTGCCGGCCATCACCTGGAGCTTGACGTATCCGTTGATCTTCTTCGGTGCCATGATTCGGTTCCTCTAGCGGGATCGATGTCCCTGATCTGGTGCCGCGTCCTGGGTAGAAGCCACCGGAATACGGCTTGTTACGTTTCGTTGCAGAGAAGCCGCGAGCAGTTTCCGCTACTCGACGTGCTTCTCCACCTGCGAAAATTCCACTTCGGTCGGCGTCGGGCGTCCGAAGATCGAGACCATAACCTTCAGGGTCTGCTTGTCTTCGTTTACGTCGTCTACCGCACCGTTGAAGTTGGCAAACGGCCCCTCGGTAATGCGGACCTGCTCGCCCTTCTCGAACTTCACCTTGAGCTTCGGCTTCTCCTTCACCACGTCGGCGCGGTTCAGCATCAGCATCACTTCCTGCTCGCTCAGCGGCGTGGGCGTATCGCCCGTCTGCAGAAAGCCGGTGACCTTAGGCGTGTTCTTCACCAGGTGCCACAGGTCGTTGTCCATGTCGAGCTCGACGAACACATAGCCAGGCAGGAACACGCGATCGATCGTGTACTTCTTGCCGTTGCGCAGCTCGGTTACGGGCTCCGTCGGGATCTCAATGCGGCCCACGCGCGCGTTCAGGCCAAACGCGCGAACACGGCTCTCCAGCGATTCCTTCACCTTGCGCTCAAAGCCCGAGTAGGCGTGAATGATGTACCACTTCAGCTTGCTTTCCGGCTCCGCTTGTTCGGGCGCGGTGCCGTCCAGCGGTTCGGTCACGCCCTCGGCGCCGTGATCGGCTGCTATTTCTTCTTGGTCCACCTGGTAGGGCTCGGTCGGAATCGAGATTTCGTCTGCCATAGGTTCTTTTCCTGTCGTCCTGGGGTGGTTAGTGCGTGGTCAGCCTGGT contains:
- a CDS encoding M23 family metallopeptidase, with protein sequence MKKRFYVVFVARESNGDLNRVSVPMEFVYLFVGAAVVGFFTIAGLAGSYSRMLLKTERFNQVRTERDTLRSDYAKLERREHEKEVQAASLGALAGEVSQLYGFTASKLAIPAGRLFHGKHAAPSSGTASGALIAPTPDSTLSTTGFQTSLDQLSQLKTSAMNGNASRAIASAWTTSPVDSFRSSAPAGFGPDIAIGGSTPTLWPVVGPISSPFGEREDPILGAGEGEFHKGLDISAPYGTPIRATAPGIVQMAGIGNGYGTEVVIDHGNGVRTIYGHMSGLHCTAGEQVVRGQVIGFVGHSGRTTGNHVHYEVRVHDVAVNPHKYLRATSTDATVLNAGL
- a CDS encoding glycoside hydrolase family 2 protein, whose protein sequence is MRNRLNRRSFLKRSGATAATLAASPAAFAAPRASGQTGRSQTEIFPLNRGWRYRNTATADARNRDFDDSSFAHVCVPHTNVRLPWHSFSEKAFQFTSVYRRDLKLPANLDGKSVFLDFEGVMTATTVYLNGTRVGSYKGGYTPFSFDLTPYLDKSGRNVLAVEVDSSERADMPPFGDQIDYLTFGGMYREVQLRIVPQIAHLENLFAMPKDVLSAHPTVEVRGYVRRVLYAAESKSPLTLRCELRDGDRVVATGTAPISGNIPPVLPNADAGQALGAQPFGDADKPQVVLTLSKLGKIELWDLDTPKLYTVHTQLLSGSTVLDETTRRIGFREATFTDQGFSLNGKVIKLHGLDRHQTFPWVGQAMAARAQRKDAVLLRKEYHCNIVRTSHYPQSRHFLDACDEIGLLVLEEIPGWQHIGPLPWQDISVDNVRRMVRRDWNHPSIVLWGVRINESRDNHDFYTRTNAMAHAFDPSRQTGGIRYFQESEFLEDVFTMNDFGFPLKPPVHGKYLNTEFVGHTFPTKTIDSLERLREHTHRHARVHDQLASNPQYAGGIGWCAFDYNTHFNFGSGDHICYHGVFDIFRTPKPAAYLYKSMCEPSEEVVLELGHHWARNDESTGITAAEFLTNCDTVKAYLIDSKGEHELKGSPNRTLYPHLPHPPYVFRLTDTGLDSWGDLRAEGYVNGKRVVDRKWSASAVDAKFRLVADDAALVADGGDSTRVVLRVEDEYGNIRPFAADAITFALDGPAEIIGDNPFGLIGGTGAIWIRAKETAGTVTLRATHPVLGTEELHFTLTAAADEVA
- a CDS encoding sialate O-acetylesterase, producing the protein MPHVLSDHMVLQRDAPIHIWGWAQPGEAVSVSLQHAGSAGKGALRANATADRLGQWSVYLPAQPAGGPFDLAVQGSSTVTLHDVMLGDLWIASGQSNMEMPLAGFGPTTPLKDGEKEIAAATHPELRLMVVPKTGSAFPQDDVNAAWTECTPETAKNFSAVAYFFGREIAAREHVTIGLVDTTWGGTPAEAWTSFDAFGKNPALAPVWTQWGHFVTDQTTEALVLAANKREDEQRVAAGQQPVSHGFHPNPDSYRPASLYNGMIAPFTPLSIRGVIWYQGETNSRLDRSIVYHQLFRSMILDWRDHFAQGAFPFLYAQISSFRSTPQEAWGVLRDAQRRTLDVANTAMAVTLDVGTPDNVHPPDKQTVGHRLALAARSLAYGERVAYSGPLFARADVEGNAMRVGFEDRLAKVQCTGGACTGFEIAGADHKFVPAEAVAEGATVIVRSSAVADPRYVRYAWPNAPTANLQDSNGLPASTFTSEQEITDPGPRSTALTHD
- a CDS encoding carbohydrate porin — its product is MKLVCTCFVALGFLGIVPHGVGQAAGGGNATQSLKQASEAQAQGELLTMFPHRDAAPWYIAGQANVIFQAHPSFHSPYEGVNSLHGAGEYKTSLLGTLYLGFQPWLALSHTQEHTRALRYNTDVVLDVESAGGRGLSQALGLAGFTNIDVVRNPNLGSAPYIARVQVSQTIGFTNELTDNARGPLSLGQKVPVRRLDLRVGKMSMADTFDLNGVLSDSHLQFTNWTVDNNGAWDYAADTRGYTYGAIAEYQDRKWAVRYGLALMPTVANGIDLDWAVRRARGQNMEGEWRHGFLPGKAGVQRVLAYVNNAHMGSYREAVESYESGQDARPNITAHEHFDAQKYGLGYNFEQSVTPRLRVAGRFGWNDGKTESFAYTEVEQTVSVGADYAGDGWGRTHDKVGVTFVSNAIKRDHQRYLADGGLGFILGDGKLNYGRENIVESYYNLHTWRGLYFALGLSHIDNPGYNRDRGPVWVPSVRGHVDF
- the rplK gene encoding 50S ribosomal protein L11, producing the protein MAPKKINGYVKLQVMAGKATPAPPIGPALGQAQVNIMEFCKQFNDRTKDPGMAGLTIPVVITVYADRTFTFVTKTPPAPVLLKKAAKLEKGSGTPNKNKVGKVTEAQIREIATQKMPDLNAASVESAIKSIKGTARSMGIEVVA
- the nusG gene encoding transcription termination/antitermination protein NusG; protein product: MADEISIPTEPYQVDQEEIAADHGAEGVTEPLDGTAPEQAEPESKLKWYIIHAYSGFERKVKESLESRVRAFGLNARVGRIEIPTEPVTELRNGKKYTIDRVFLPGYVFVELDMDNDLWHLVKNTPKVTGFLQTGDTPTPLSEQEVMLMLNRADVVKEKPKLKVKFEKGEQVRITEGPFANFNGAVDDVNEDKQTLKVMVSIFGRPTPTEVEFSQVEKHVE